Proteins co-encoded in one Salarias fasciatus chromosome 4, fSalaFa1.1, whole genome shotgun sequence genomic window:
- the epn3a gene encoding epsin-3 isoform X1: MQTSSLRRQMKNMVNNYTEAEVKVREATSNDHWGPPSSLMSEIADLTYNVVAFTEVMGMIWKRLNDHGKNWRHVYKALTLLDYLIKTGSERVAQECTKNIFTIQTLRDFQYIDRDGRDQGINVREKAKQLAALLKDDDKLKKERTQALKTKTRMAGVTSSAGSASMPPPYPGRSSGGSSVYDEYGRCRDSPSSFQPSSSSPQLAPDLEQARPATSGEEELQLQLALAMSREESEKPPTTVDIDEQTQLQIAMTLSKEEAQKPAPRPAPGTADMDEDTQLQLALSLSKEEHQQEQLSRQGDESQLQKALEESKREMQSKGGTAFMDLVDVFAVPTEPPPSDHRWNNTPQPAAAAAGGTDPWDSLEGSGFVPRADSPWMVPPPSNSPPPPWEPPANPWDAPPNNVSSLNSAGGVWASSTVSSGVDPFSAPSEGTPFREPAARTGSPSDGDLFDEAMDGGMQNMNGLRDDSPELFDLTRLGETLADPVPRTCRTPESFLDPTAASLVNLDTLIPVNPQATAKNPFLSGGLNAPSTINPFQPEQPKLSLNQMAPQPSSLPYSTSLPLPMSHQGATLPSSITHPTQPGLDLPGPLPEPLLPFSTSSAQGSQTAQSSQNPFL; encoded by the exons ATGCAGACCTCGTCGCTCCGCCGGCAGATGAAAAACATGGTCAACAACTACACGGAGGCCGAGGTCAAGGTGCGCGAGGCCACCTCCAACGACCACTGGGGCCCGCCCAGCTCGCTCATGTCCGAGATCGCGGACCTGACCTACAACGTGGTGGCCTTCACCGAGGTCATGGGAATGATCTGGAAGAGGCTCAACGACCACGGGAAGAACTGGCGCCACGTGTACAAGGCGCTCACCCTCCTGGACTACCTGATCAAGACGGGCTCGGAGCGCGTGGCGCAGGAGTGCACCAAGAACATCTTCACCATTCAGACACTGAGAGACTTCCAGTACATCGACCGGGACGGACGCGACCAGGGCATCAACGTCCGGGAGAAGGCCAAGCAGCTGGCGGCCCTGCTGAAGGACGACgacaagctgaagaaggagagGACCCAGGCCCTGAAGACCAAGACGCGCATGGCGGGGGTCACCAGCAGCGCCGGCTCGGCGTCCATGCCCCCTCCGTACCCGGGACGCAGCTCCGGAGGCTCGTCGGTGTACGACGAGTACGGCAGGTGCAGGGATTCGCCGTCCTCATTCCAGC cgtcttcctcctctcctcaacTAGCTCCAGACCTGGAACAAGCTCGGCCCGCCACCAGcggagaagaggagctgcagctgcagctggcccTGGCCATGAGCCGAGAAGAAAGTGAAAAG CCGCCTACTACAGTGGATATTGACGAACAGACACAGCTCCAGATCGCTATGACCCTCAGCAAGGAGGAGGCCCAGAAG CCAGCTCCACGTCCGGCACCCGGCACGGCGGACATGGACGAGGACACCCAGCTCCAGTTGGCCCTGAGCCTCAGCAAGGAGGAGCACCAGCAG GAGCAACTCAGTCGCCAAGGAGATGAATCTCAGCTCCAGAAAGCTTTGGAGGAGAGCAAACGAGAAATGCAGTCGAAAGGCGGG aCGGCCTTTATGGACCTGGTAGATGTTTTTGCAGTGCCGACGGAGCCGCCGCCGAGTGACCATCGCTGGAATAATACTCCCCAGCCGGCAGCCGCTGCCGCTGGAGGCACCGACCCCTGGGACTCGTTGG AAGGAAGCGGCTTCGTCCCAAGAGCGGACTCTCCCTGGATGGTACCTCCGCCCTCGAACAGTCCTCCTCCGCCGTGGGAGCCGCCGGCCAACCCCTGGGACGCACCGCCAAACAATGTCTCCAGCCTCAACTCTGCAGGCGGAGTGTGGGCCTCgagcacag TTTCCTCAGGGGTCGATCCGTTCTCGGCTCCATCAGAAGGAACGCCTTTCAGGGAACCTGCTGCACGAACTGGAAGCCCCTCAG acgGGGATCTGTTCGATGAGGCCATGGACGGCGGCATGCAGAACATGAACGGGCTCAGAGACGACAGCCCAGAACTCTTCGACCTGACCCGTCTCGGAGAAACCCTGGCCGACCCCGTCCCTCGCACGTGTCGGACCCCCGAATCTTTCCTGGACCCCACGGCCGCCTCTTTGGTGAACCTGGACACTCTGATCCCGGTGAATCCACAGGCGACGGCCAAGAACCCCTTTTTATCAG GAGGCCTGAATGCCCCTTCAACCATCAACCCGTTCCAACCGGAGCAGCCAAAACTCAGCCTGAATCAGATGGCCCCTCAGCCCTCCTCTTTACCGTACAGCACCTCCTTGCCCCTGCCGATGAGCCACCAGGGCGCCACCCTCCCGTCGTCGATCACCCACCCCACGCAGCCCGGCCTGGACCTG
- the epn3a gene encoding epsin-3 isoform X3, whose product MQTSSLRRQMKNMVNNYTEAEVKVREATSNDHWGPPSSLMSEIADLTYNVVAFTEVMGMIWKRLNDHGKNWRHVYKALTLLDYLIKTGSERVAQECTKNIFTIQTLRDFQYIDRDGRDQGINVREKAKQLAALLKDDDKLKKERTQALKTKTRMAGVTSSAGSASMPPPYPGRSSGGSSVYDEYGRCRDSPSSFQPSSSSPQLAPDLEQARPATSGEEELQLQLALAMSREESEKPAPRPAPGTADMDEDTQLQLALSLSKEEHQQEQLSRQGDESQLQKALEESKREMQSKGGTAFMDLVDVFAVPTEPPPSDHRWNNTPQPAAAAAGGTDPWDSLEGSGFVPRADSPWMVPPPSNSPPPPWEPPANPWDAPPNNVSSLNSAGGVWASSTVSSGVDPFSAPSEGTPFREPAARTGSPSDGDLFDEAMDGGMQNMNGLRDDSPELFDLTRLGETLADPVPRTCRTPESFLDPTAASLVNLDTLIPVNPQATAKNPFLSGGLNAPSTINPFQPEQPKLSLNQMAPQPSSLPYSTSLPLPMSHQGATLPSSITHPTQPGLDLPGPLPEPLLPFSTSSAQGSQTAQSSQNPFL is encoded by the exons ATGCAGACCTCGTCGCTCCGCCGGCAGATGAAAAACATGGTCAACAACTACACGGAGGCCGAGGTCAAGGTGCGCGAGGCCACCTCCAACGACCACTGGGGCCCGCCCAGCTCGCTCATGTCCGAGATCGCGGACCTGACCTACAACGTGGTGGCCTTCACCGAGGTCATGGGAATGATCTGGAAGAGGCTCAACGACCACGGGAAGAACTGGCGCCACGTGTACAAGGCGCTCACCCTCCTGGACTACCTGATCAAGACGGGCTCGGAGCGCGTGGCGCAGGAGTGCACCAAGAACATCTTCACCATTCAGACACTGAGAGACTTCCAGTACATCGACCGGGACGGACGCGACCAGGGCATCAACGTCCGGGAGAAGGCCAAGCAGCTGGCGGCCCTGCTGAAGGACGACgacaagctgaagaaggagagGACCCAGGCCCTGAAGACCAAGACGCGCATGGCGGGGGTCACCAGCAGCGCCGGCTCGGCGTCCATGCCCCCTCCGTACCCGGGACGCAGCTCCGGAGGCTCGTCGGTGTACGACGAGTACGGCAGGTGCAGGGATTCGCCGTCCTCATTCCAGC cgtcttcctcctctcctcaacTAGCTCCAGACCTGGAACAAGCTCGGCCCGCCACCAGcggagaagaggagctgcagctgcagctggcccTGGCCATGAGCCGAGAAGAAAGTGAAAAG CCAGCTCCACGTCCGGCACCCGGCACGGCGGACATGGACGAGGACACCCAGCTCCAGTTGGCCCTGAGCCTCAGCAAGGAGGAGCACCAGCAG GAGCAACTCAGTCGCCAAGGAGATGAATCTCAGCTCCAGAAAGCTTTGGAGGAGAGCAAACGAGAAATGCAGTCGAAAGGCGGG aCGGCCTTTATGGACCTGGTAGATGTTTTTGCAGTGCCGACGGAGCCGCCGCCGAGTGACCATCGCTGGAATAATACTCCCCAGCCGGCAGCCGCTGCCGCTGGAGGCACCGACCCCTGGGACTCGTTGG AAGGAAGCGGCTTCGTCCCAAGAGCGGACTCTCCCTGGATGGTACCTCCGCCCTCGAACAGTCCTCCTCCGCCGTGGGAGCCGCCGGCCAACCCCTGGGACGCACCGCCAAACAATGTCTCCAGCCTCAACTCTGCAGGCGGAGTGTGGGCCTCgagcacag TTTCCTCAGGGGTCGATCCGTTCTCGGCTCCATCAGAAGGAACGCCTTTCAGGGAACCTGCTGCACGAACTGGAAGCCCCTCAG acgGGGATCTGTTCGATGAGGCCATGGACGGCGGCATGCAGAACATGAACGGGCTCAGAGACGACAGCCCAGAACTCTTCGACCTGACCCGTCTCGGAGAAACCCTGGCCGACCCCGTCCCTCGCACGTGTCGGACCCCCGAATCTTTCCTGGACCCCACGGCCGCCTCTTTGGTGAACCTGGACACTCTGATCCCGGTGAATCCACAGGCGACGGCCAAGAACCCCTTTTTATCAG GAGGCCTGAATGCCCCTTCAACCATCAACCCGTTCCAACCGGAGCAGCCAAAACTCAGCCTGAATCAGATGGCCCCTCAGCCCTCCTCTTTACCGTACAGCACCTCCTTGCCCCTGCCGATGAGCCACCAGGGCGCCACCCTCCCGTCGTCGATCACCCACCCCACGCAGCCCGGCCTGGACCTG
- the epn3a gene encoding epsin-3 isoform X2 — MQTSSLRRQMKNMVNNYTEAEVKVREATSNDHWGPPSSLMSEIADLTYNVVAFTEVMGMIWKRLNDHGKNWRHVYKALTLLDYLIKTGSERVAQECTKNIFTIQTLRDFQYIDRDGRDQGINVREKAKQLAALLKDDDKLKKERTQALKTKTRMAGVTSSAGSASMPPPYPGRSSGGSSVYDEYGRCRDSPSSFQPPDLEQARPATSGEEELQLQLALAMSREESEKPPTTVDIDEQTQLQIAMTLSKEEAQKPAPRPAPGTADMDEDTQLQLALSLSKEEHQQEQLSRQGDESQLQKALEESKREMQSKGGTAFMDLVDVFAVPTEPPPSDHRWNNTPQPAAAAAGGTDPWDSLEGSGFVPRADSPWMVPPPSNSPPPPWEPPANPWDAPPNNVSSLNSAGGVWASSTVSSGVDPFSAPSEGTPFREPAARTGSPSDGDLFDEAMDGGMQNMNGLRDDSPELFDLTRLGETLADPVPRTCRTPESFLDPTAASLVNLDTLIPVNPQATAKNPFLSGGLNAPSTINPFQPEQPKLSLNQMAPQPSSLPYSTSLPLPMSHQGATLPSSITHPTQPGLDLPGPLPEPLLPFSTSSAQGSQTAQSSQNPFL, encoded by the exons ATGCAGACCTCGTCGCTCCGCCGGCAGATGAAAAACATGGTCAACAACTACACGGAGGCCGAGGTCAAGGTGCGCGAGGCCACCTCCAACGACCACTGGGGCCCGCCCAGCTCGCTCATGTCCGAGATCGCGGACCTGACCTACAACGTGGTGGCCTTCACCGAGGTCATGGGAATGATCTGGAAGAGGCTCAACGACCACGGGAAGAACTGGCGCCACGTGTACAAGGCGCTCACCCTCCTGGACTACCTGATCAAGACGGGCTCGGAGCGCGTGGCGCAGGAGTGCACCAAGAACATCTTCACCATTCAGACACTGAGAGACTTCCAGTACATCGACCGGGACGGACGCGACCAGGGCATCAACGTCCGGGAGAAGGCCAAGCAGCTGGCGGCCCTGCTGAAGGACGACgacaagctgaagaaggagagGACCCAGGCCCTGAAGACCAAGACGCGCATGGCGGGGGTCACCAGCAGCGCCGGCTCGGCGTCCATGCCCCCTCCGTACCCGGGACGCAGCTCCGGAGGCTCGTCGGTGTACGACGAGTACGGCAGGTGCAGGGATTCGCCGTCCTCATTCCAGC CTCCAGACCTGGAACAAGCTCGGCCCGCCACCAGcggagaagaggagctgcagctgcagctggcccTGGCCATGAGCCGAGAAGAAAGTGAAAAG CCGCCTACTACAGTGGATATTGACGAACAGACACAGCTCCAGATCGCTATGACCCTCAGCAAGGAGGAGGCCCAGAAG CCAGCTCCACGTCCGGCACCCGGCACGGCGGACATGGACGAGGACACCCAGCTCCAGTTGGCCCTGAGCCTCAGCAAGGAGGAGCACCAGCAG GAGCAACTCAGTCGCCAAGGAGATGAATCTCAGCTCCAGAAAGCTTTGGAGGAGAGCAAACGAGAAATGCAGTCGAAAGGCGGG aCGGCCTTTATGGACCTGGTAGATGTTTTTGCAGTGCCGACGGAGCCGCCGCCGAGTGACCATCGCTGGAATAATACTCCCCAGCCGGCAGCCGCTGCCGCTGGAGGCACCGACCCCTGGGACTCGTTGG AAGGAAGCGGCTTCGTCCCAAGAGCGGACTCTCCCTGGATGGTACCTCCGCCCTCGAACAGTCCTCCTCCGCCGTGGGAGCCGCCGGCCAACCCCTGGGACGCACCGCCAAACAATGTCTCCAGCCTCAACTCTGCAGGCGGAGTGTGGGCCTCgagcacag TTTCCTCAGGGGTCGATCCGTTCTCGGCTCCATCAGAAGGAACGCCTTTCAGGGAACCTGCTGCACGAACTGGAAGCCCCTCAG acgGGGATCTGTTCGATGAGGCCATGGACGGCGGCATGCAGAACATGAACGGGCTCAGAGACGACAGCCCAGAACTCTTCGACCTGACCCGTCTCGGAGAAACCCTGGCCGACCCCGTCCCTCGCACGTGTCGGACCCCCGAATCTTTCCTGGACCCCACGGCCGCCTCTTTGGTGAACCTGGACACTCTGATCCCGGTGAATCCACAGGCGACGGCCAAGAACCCCTTTTTATCAG GAGGCCTGAATGCCCCTTCAACCATCAACCCGTTCCAACCGGAGCAGCCAAAACTCAGCCTGAATCAGATGGCCCCTCAGCCCTCCTCTTTACCGTACAGCACCTCCTTGCCCCTGCCGATGAGCCACCAGGGCGCCACCCTCCCGTCGTCGATCACCCACCCCACGCAGCCCGGCCTGGACCTG
- the epn3a gene encoding epsin-3 isoform X4, translated as MQTSSLRRQMKNMVNNYTEAEVKVREATSNDHWGPPSSLMSEIADLTYNVVAFTEVMGMIWKRLNDHGKNWRHVYKALTLLDYLIKTGSERVAQECTKNIFTIQTLRDFQYIDRDGRDQGINVREKAKQLAALLKDDDKLKKERTQALKTKTRMAGVTSSAGSASMPPPYPGRSSGGSSVYDEYGRCRDSPSSFQPPDLEQARPATSGEEELQLQLALAMSREESEKPAPRPAPGTADMDEDTQLQLALSLSKEEHQQEQLSRQGDESQLQKALEESKREMQSKGGTAFMDLVDVFAVPTEPPPSDHRWNNTPQPAAAAAGGTDPWDSLEGSGFVPRADSPWMVPPPSNSPPPPWEPPANPWDAPPNNVSSLNSAGGVWASSTVSSGVDPFSAPSEGTPFREPAARTGSPSDGDLFDEAMDGGMQNMNGLRDDSPELFDLTRLGETLADPVPRTCRTPESFLDPTAASLVNLDTLIPVNPQATAKNPFLSGGLNAPSTINPFQPEQPKLSLNQMAPQPSSLPYSTSLPLPMSHQGATLPSSITHPTQPGLDLPGPLPEPLLPFSTSSAQGSQTAQSSQNPFL; from the exons ATGCAGACCTCGTCGCTCCGCCGGCAGATGAAAAACATGGTCAACAACTACACGGAGGCCGAGGTCAAGGTGCGCGAGGCCACCTCCAACGACCACTGGGGCCCGCCCAGCTCGCTCATGTCCGAGATCGCGGACCTGACCTACAACGTGGTGGCCTTCACCGAGGTCATGGGAATGATCTGGAAGAGGCTCAACGACCACGGGAAGAACTGGCGCCACGTGTACAAGGCGCTCACCCTCCTGGACTACCTGATCAAGACGGGCTCGGAGCGCGTGGCGCAGGAGTGCACCAAGAACATCTTCACCATTCAGACACTGAGAGACTTCCAGTACATCGACCGGGACGGACGCGACCAGGGCATCAACGTCCGGGAGAAGGCCAAGCAGCTGGCGGCCCTGCTGAAGGACGACgacaagctgaagaaggagagGACCCAGGCCCTGAAGACCAAGACGCGCATGGCGGGGGTCACCAGCAGCGCCGGCTCGGCGTCCATGCCCCCTCCGTACCCGGGACGCAGCTCCGGAGGCTCGTCGGTGTACGACGAGTACGGCAGGTGCAGGGATTCGCCGTCCTCATTCCAGC CTCCAGACCTGGAACAAGCTCGGCCCGCCACCAGcggagaagaggagctgcagctgcagctggcccTGGCCATGAGCCGAGAAGAAAGTGAAAAG CCAGCTCCACGTCCGGCACCCGGCACGGCGGACATGGACGAGGACACCCAGCTCCAGTTGGCCCTGAGCCTCAGCAAGGAGGAGCACCAGCAG GAGCAACTCAGTCGCCAAGGAGATGAATCTCAGCTCCAGAAAGCTTTGGAGGAGAGCAAACGAGAAATGCAGTCGAAAGGCGGG aCGGCCTTTATGGACCTGGTAGATGTTTTTGCAGTGCCGACGGAGCCGCCGCCGAGTGACCATCGCTGGAATAATACTCCCCAGCCGGCAGCCGCTGCCGCTGGAGGCACCGACCCCTGGGACTCGTTGG AAGGAAGCGGCTTCGTCCCAAGAGCGGACTCTCCCTGGATGGTACCTCCGCCCTCGAACAGTCCTCCTCCGCCGTGGGAGCCGCCGGCCAACCCCTGGGACGCACCGCCAAACAATGTCTCCAGCCTCAACTCTGCAGGCGGAGTGTGGGCCTCgagcacag TTTCCTCAGGGGTCGATCCGTTCTCGGCTCCATCAGAAGGAACGCCTTTCAGGGAACCTGCTGCACGAACTGGAAGCCCCTCAG acgGGGATCTGTTCGATGAGGCCATGGACGGCGGCATGCAGAACATGAACGGGCTCAGAGACGACAGCCCAGAACTCTTCGACCTGACCCGTCTCGGAGAAACCCTGGCCGACCCCGTCCCTCGCACGTGTCGGACCCCCGAATCTTTCCTGGACCCCACGGCCGCCTCTTTGGTGAACCTGGACACTCTGATCCCGGTGAATCCACAGGCGACGGCCAAGAACCCCTTTTTATCAG GAGGCCTGAATGCCCCTTCAACCATCAACCCGTTCCAACCGGAGCAGCCAAAACTCAGCCTGAATCAGATGGCCCCTCAGCCCTCCTCTTTACCGTACAGCACCTCCTTGCCCCTGCCGATGAGCCACCAGGGCGCCACCCTCCCGTCGTCGATCACCCACCCCACGCAGCCCGGCCTGGACCTG